The Nitrospirota bacterium genome segment GTTGGTCTTGAGCGGGAATGTCAGCATGGACTGGGTCCGGTACCCCGAGAGGTCATCGTAAGACTTGCTGAACGAATAGGGCAGACCGGAGCGGAGCTTGTAGGCATCCGGGATGTTCACGGATTCACCGGTGTTCGCCACGTAGCCCGAGATCGTCTGGTTGTTGATGGGTATCGAGAAGGTGGAATAGATCAGCTTCCTGCCGGGCGAGAGCTTTTTCTGCTGCGTATCGTTCTGGGTATAGCTGAACTTTAACGTGTCCTTTTCCTTAATATAGATCGATCCTGCATCAGCGGTGACAAGCTGGCGAGCCTCGCGAAGGATCCGTTCAAGAAGCACATCGACATCCTTCACCTCGGTGAGCTCCACGCCCAGTCTCATGATCATATTGAGCATCTGTTTTTCGCTCGGCATGTTTAATAGTATCGATATCGCCCTAATTTGTCAATCAGCGAATGCGGCGACCCTGCTATTTAACAATTGACTCATGCGGGCTTTTTTGATATAGTACACCATTAAATCTCAAAGGGCTGCATCGCCACCTCGGCGGTAACAGCCCTTTTATACTGTTATGGAAAGGTTGTGGAATGGTAGCGGATTCGAAACTTCTGATAATAAAAAAGAAGCTCATCAAACAGCGGCAGGACCTTCTTGCCGAAGCGGAACACACGCTGACAAGCAAAATCAGCTCGGAAAAAGAAAGCTTTCCCGACCCCACGGACCAGGCTGTGGCCGAACTCGACAATAACTTCGTCCTCAGGCTGCGGGGGAGAGAGCAGAAACTGCTCAAGAAGATCGACGATGCCATTTCGCGCATCGACAGCGGCGTGTACGGTGTCTGTGAGTCATGCGGAGAACAAATCAGCATGAAACGGCTGGAGGCCAGGCCGGTAACCACCCTGTGCATTGACTGCAAGACCCGCCAGGAAGAAGAAGAGAAGCTGCAGGCGGGGTAGGGAATCGCGCCACGGGACCTTCCCGTAAATATCTTTTGATACGTATGATGAAAAGGGGTTGGCCGGTTATCGGCTGACCCCTTTTTTGTTTTTCTGAAAAGCAATGCGGGGCAGCGATGACATCAACGCGCAACCTCTCCCAGCTTCATGTCCGTCAGGGTGGTCACGATGGACCCGATCGAGATCGTGCTTTTCATGAGCACCGGCAGCTTCCGGCTGTCGTCGGTAAGCCAGATAAAGATTTCCCCCTTATTCATGAAGACACCCTCGTACCGGGGAAAGGTCTTGACCTTGATCGTGTTGAACTCCCCGGCATGCGTCTTCACCTTTTCCCTGCCCAGGGTAAGGACCTCGACGGACCAGTTTTTGCCGCTGTCGTGGACATCGATGACATGGGTCTTGCCGATCGTGAAGTCTTCCATGGTCCGGAGATAGAAGAGCGACGACAGGGCATCCTGTACCTTCTCTGGAATGGTCAGGGTCTGCGGCGGATCGGCGTTCACCGTACTGACGACTGTTCGGCTTGCATGGTCGAAGGTCAGCGTGTGGCGTCTCTTTCTCTTACCGTGGCTCTCGCTGAGATCGAACGAAAGACTTTGCATGATCTGCGGGTCAAAGAGGCTCTGGACCCTGTCGTTCACCGGATAGACCTTGTCCACCACGCCCACGGAGCGGGATGTTGCGATGAACCTGAAGACCTTTCTCCCGTTTGGCAGTCTTTCCTCTTTGACCTCCATGACCGCGGTCCCTGCCGTGACGATTTTCGACCAACTGATCTCATAGGTCAGTGTTTCGCCCGGCGTAAATGCCCGGATGCGAGGTGAGGTAACGGCGGTTGTTCGTTCTTCCGCGCTGAACACACGGGGCACCGACATCAATCCCAGGGTCAGGAAACACAGCGCCGTCGCAACCCCCAACCTGTGACCATGGTGAAATACCCTCTGCAGATTCATCAGGACGAGGACCCCTTTCGCAACAGATCAAAAAGGTGGTCGAGCATCTCTTTTCTTTTTTCACTCAGGATCAGGTCATGCTCTGTCTCGGCGCCGATGTCGGTTGCCTTTATCTCAAAGCGGCAGCTGCCGGTGAGCAATATCAGAGTATTTTCAACCTGTGTGTAGAGCTCCAGGTCGTCATCGAAGCTGGCATGATTTTTTGTCTCGATCTCGCCCATCATTCTGTCGAGCTCGCGAGACGCCGTCCCGCTGTATTCGTGGATGGTCTCGTACAGCTCGGTCAGCGTATAGATGTCTGCCCGCATGAGATCCGCGGTCCGTTTCGAAAGACCGGCGACCTCTTCCTTCGCCGCTTCGAGCTGCTCCCTGGTGATGGTACCCTGGCGCAGGGACTCCCGAAGGCGCTCCTTGAACTGCGTTTTTATGTCCTCGATCAGGTCATCCTGTTTCTTTCTGTTAATCTGGTCGCTCACCAGGACGGCGATCGACTCTTCGGATAGCTTTTCGATCTTGGTGAGATTGTCCCTGAGGTACGCGATGATATGGCTCAACTCTTCGGCCAGCGCGAACCAGTGCTTCTTCAGAGCGT includes the following:
- a CDS encoding DUF3108 domain-containing protein, translated to MNLQRVFHHGHRLGVATALCFLTLGLMSVPRVFSAEERTTAVTSPRIRAFTPGETLTYEISWSKIVTAGTAVMEVKEERLPNGRKVFRFIATSRSVGVVDKVYPVNDRVQSLFDPQIMQSLSFDLSESHGKRKRRHTLTFDHASRTVVSTVNADPPQTLTIPEKVQDALSSLFYLRTMEDFTIGKTHVIDVHDSGKNWSVEVLTLGREKVKTHAGEFNTIKVKTFPRYEGVFMNKGEIFIWLTDDSRKLPVLMKSTISIGSIVTTLTDMKLGEVAR
- the dksA gene encoding RNA polymerase-binding protein DksA — translated: MVADSKLLIIKKKLIKQRQDLLAEAEHTLTSKISSEKESFPDPTDQAVAELDNNFVLRLRGREQKLLKKIDDAISRIDSGVYGVCESCGEQISMKRLEARPVTTLCIDCKTRQEEEEKLQAG